In Myxocyprinus asiaticus isolate MX2 ecotype Aquarium Trade chromosome 8, UBuf_Myxa_2, whole genome shotgun sequence, a single genomic region encodes these proteins:
- the LOC127445209 gene encoding helix-loop-helix protein 2-like — MMLSPEQTDSDLPWSQSDAETMLNDIKVGCITNEPTEGEGKTKSQAPLTLSREEKRRRRRATAKYRSAHATRERIRVEAFNVAFAELRKLLPTLPPDKKLSKIEILRLAICYISYLNHVLDV, encoded by the coding sequence atgatgctgaGTCCAGAACAAACTGATTCAGATCTACCGTGGAGCCAGTCCGACGCTGAGACAATGTTGAACGATATCAAGGTTGGTTGCATCACTAATGAGCCCACAGAGGGAGAGGGCAAGACGAAGTCTCAGGCGCCACTAACCCTCAGCAGGGAAGAGAAGAGGAGGCGCAGACGAGCTACGGCCAAATACCGATCCGCCCATGCCACCCGCGAGAGAATCCGGGTTGAAGCCTTCAACGTTGCCTTTGCCGAACTGAGGAAGCTGCTGCCAACCCTTCCCCCCGACAAAAAGTTGTCAAAAATAGAAATCCTGAGACTAGCTATTTGCTATATCTCATATTTAAATCATGTGTTGGATGTTTAG